In a single window of the Streptomyces cinnabarinus genome:
- a CDS encoding coagulation factor 5/8 type domain-containing protein gives MPSTPPNSPASEPSGLRRRAVLGAAAAAPVLASLSGTAAAAPDRAEPRKLKGGGDLGANVIVFDPAAPGIQARLDEVFAQQESAQFGTGRYQLLFKPGTYNGLNAQIGFYTSISGLGLSPDDTTINGDITVDAGWFDGNATQNFWRSAENLAVVPVSGTNRWAVAQAAPFRRMHVRGGLNLAPSGYGWASGGYIADSRIDGTVGPYSQQQWYTRDSSVGGWTNAVWNMVFSGVEGAPAQSFPNPPYTTLDTTPRSREKPFLYLDGDKYRVFLPALRTDAHGVTWGNGTPRGTSLPLERFYVAKPGDSAATLNQALDQGLHLLLTPGIYHVDQPVRIKRAGTVVLGLGYATLIPDNGVTALKVADVDGVRLAGFLIDAGPVNSPVLLEIGPNGAARNHSADPITVQDVFIRIGGAGPGKATTSMVVNARHTIIDHTWVWRADHGDGVGWETNRCDYGVVVNGADVLATGLFVEHFNKYDVQWNGERGRTIFFQNEKAYDAPDQAAIQNGSVKGYAAYKVGDRVTTHEGWGMGSYCYYNVNPSIVQHHGFAAPNRPGVKFHGLLVVSLSGNGQYECVINDTGSPTSGTSTVPSTVVSYP, from the coding sequence ATGCCTTCGACTCCCCCGAACTCCCCCGCGTCCGAGCCCTCCGGCCTGCGGCGACGCGCCGTCCTCGGCGCGGCAGCGGCGGCCCCCGTGCTGGCCTCGCTGTCCGGTACGGCAGCCGCCGCGCCGGACCGCGCCGAGCCGCGCAAGCTCAAGGGCGGCGGCGATCTCGGCGCCAACGTGATCGTCTTCGACCCGGCCGCACCCGGCATCCAGGCCAGGCTCGACGAGGTGTTCGCCCAGCAGGAGTCGGCGCAGTTCGGCACCGGCCGCTACCAACTGCTGTTCAAGCCGGGCACGTACAACGGCCTCAACGCCCAGATCGGCTTCTACACCTCCATCTCCGGGCTCGGGCTCTCCCCCGACGACACCACCATCAACGGCGACATCACGGTCGACGCCGGCTGGTTCGACGGCAACGCCACCCAGAACTTCTGGCGTTCGGCGGAGAACCTCGCCGTCGTCCCGGTCAGCGGCACCAACCGCTGGGCGGTCGCGCAGGCCGCGCCGTTCCGCCGGATGCATGTCCGCGGGGGCCTCAACCTGGCGCCGTCCGGCTACGGTTGGGCGAGCGGCGGCTACATCGCCGACAGCCGGATCGACGGGACCGTCGGCCCGTACTCGCAGCAGCAGTGGTACACCCGGGACAGCTCGGTCGGCGGCTGGACCAACGCGGTGTGGAACATGGTGTTCTCCGGCGTCGAGGGCGCCCCCGCACAGAGCTTCCCGAATCCGCCGTACACCACGCTCGACACCACTCCCCGCTCCCGCGAGAAGCCCTTCCTGTATCTCGACGGCGACAAGTACCGGGTCTTCCTGCCCGCGCTGCGCACCGACGCGCACGGTGTGACCTGGGGCAACGGCACTCCGCGCGGCACCTCGCTGCCGCTGGAGCGGTTCTACGTCGCCAAGCCCGGCGACTCCGCGGCCACGCTCAACCAGGCGCTCGACCAGGGTCTCCATCTGCTGCTCACCCCGGGCATCTACCACGTCGACCAGCCGGTGCGGATCAAGCGCGCGGGCACGGTCGTCCTGGGCCTCGGCTATGCCACCCTGATCCCCGACAACGGCGTCACCGCCCTGAAGGTCGCCGACGTCGACGGCGTACGGCTGGCCGGTTTCCTGATCGACGCCGGGCCGGTCAACTCGCCCGTCCTGCTGGAGATCGGCCCGAACGGCGCCGCCCGCAACCACTCGGCCGACCCCATCACCGTCCAGGACGTCTTCATCCGGATCGGCGGCGCGGGCCCCGGCAAAGCCACCACCAGCATGGTCGTCAACGCCCGGCACACCATCATCGACCACACCTGGGTCTGGCGCGCCGACCACGGCGACGGAGTGGGCTGGGAGACCAACCGCTGCGACTACGGCGTGGTCGTCAACGGCGCCGACGTCCTGGCGACCGGCCTGTTCGTTGAGCACTTCAACAAGTACGACGTCCAGTGGAACGGCGAACGCGGCCGCACGATCTTCTTCCAGAACGAGAAGGCCTACGACGCCCCCGACCAGGCCGCGATCCAGAACGGCTCGGTCAAGGGCTACGCGGCGTACAAGGTCGGCGACCGGGTCACCACCCACGAGGGCTGGGGCATGGGCAGTTACTGCTACTACAACGTCAACCCGAGCATCGTGCAGCACCACGGCTTCGCCGCCCCGAACCGGCCCGGAGTGAAGTTCCACGGGCTGCTGGTGGTGTCGCTGAGTGGCAACGGGCAGTACGAGTGCGTCATCAACGACACCGGATCGCCGACCT
- a CDS encoding ATP-binding protein: MSDLLRAPAEIKYAEELDWLESIDDSPKPFSWRLSPKMVRLFILGSERADGLDREVSQKWFGDRSFVERSIVTLASDRGLLLIGDPGTGKSWLAELLSAAISRNSTLVVQGTAGTTEDHIKYSWNVSMVIAKGQSRESMIPSPIMTAMEGGAIGRFEELTRSTSDVQDALISILSEKYISVPELESGSGDDNIVFAKPGFSIIATANSRDRGVNDLSSALKRRFNFVRIPVVTNKKAEAEIVRFRTEELLRRHSIELDVPPTLLDVLLQSFADLRASAAAAGSDDEKLESALSTAEQIGVLEDAVLHSNFFGERALTARTLASSLVGSLTRREPEDLAILNKYLHGVVEPRSKEQGGSWPEFLEGGRDAIATLS, from the coding sequence ATGTCCGACCTGCTGCGCGCCCCTGCCGAGATCAAGTACGCCGAGGAGCTCGACTGGCTGGAGTCGATCGACGACAGCCCCAAGCCCTTCTCGTGGCGGCTGTCGCCCAAGATGGTCCGGCTGTTCATCCTCGGCTCCGAGCGGGCCGACGGCCTGGACCGGGAGGTCTCGCAGAAGTGGTTCGGTGACCGCAGCTTCGTGGAGCGGTCCATCGTCACCCTCGCCTCCGACCGGGGTCTGCTGCTCATCGGTGACCCCGGCACCGGCAAGAGCTGGCTGGCCGAGCTGCTGTCCGCCGCGATCTCCCGCAACTCCACGCTGGTGGTGCAGGGCACGGCCGGCACCACCGAGGACCACATCAAGTACTCCTGGAACGTGTCCATGGTGATCGCCAAGGGTCAGTCCCGGGAGTCGATGATCCCCTCGCCGATCATGACGGCGATGGAGGGCGGCGCCATCGGCCGCTTCGAGGAGCTGACCCGGTCCACGAGTGACGTCCAGGACGCGCTGATCTCGATCCTCTCCGAGAAGTACATCTCGGTGCCCGAGCTGGAGAGCGGCTCCGGTGACGACAACATCGTCTTCGCCAAGCCCGGGTTCTCCATCATCGCCACGGCCAACAGCCGCGACCGGGGCGTCAACGACCTGTCGTCCGCGCTGAAGCGGCGCTTCAACTTCGTCCGCATCCCGGTGGTGACGAACAAGAAGGCCGAGGCGGAGATCGTCCGCTTCCGCACCGAGGAGCTGCTGCGCCGCCACTCGATCGAGCTGGACGTGCCGCCGACCCTGCTCGACGTGCTGCTCCAGAGCTTCGCCGATCTGCGCGCCTCGGCCGCGGCGGCGGGCAGCGACGACGAGAAGCTGGAGTCGGCGCTGTCGACGGCCGAGCAGATCGGTGTCCTGGAGGACGCCGTCCTGCACAGCAACTTCTTCGGCGAGCGCGCCCTGACCGCCCGTACCCTCGCCTCCTCGCTGGTCGGCTCGCTCACCCGGCGCGAGCCCGAGGACCTGGCCATCCTCAACAAGTATCTGCACGGCGTGGTCGAGCCGCGCAGCAAGGAACAGGGCGGCTCCTGGCCCGAGTTCCTGGAGGGCGGCCGCGACGCGATCGCCACCCTGTCATGA
- a CDS encoding discoidin domain-containing protein yields MPTRTPRILLTALGTAAVLTMGTAQATPAPRQLAAAAAWDTDRAAAAYAANPAAVTASGSENAGVAAGFAFDGNGTSRWSSNFADDAWIRLDLGRNIRIDRVVLDWEAAYGKRYVLEVSKNGTDWTPFYTETAGTGGSVTAHTYPQEVTGRYVRMRGVERATPWGYSLYSFKVYGGEPAPASTTRANLALNHPAYSNLYQHAGNSPAFVTDGGWPADLKADQTRWSSDWNADRWVSVDLGARSTIDTVDLYWEAAFAVDYELQVSDDNRTWRTVYRPSAAEVASRRANVKSPGEAVGLHDSVRLPQPATGRYVRMLGKERRSFYNPAPATAQFGYSLYEFQVWGTGGSADAAYPALPADQSGAYRTTFFDDFTSAALDRSKWRVVRTGTEMGSVNGESQAYVDSTDNIRQQGGNLILEAKHCKGCTKAGGGTYDFTSGRIDTNTKFDFTYGRVSARMKLPVGDGFWPAFWLLGSNVDDPTVSWPASGETDIMENVGYADWTSTALHGPGYSADGNIGARQTYPNGGRADQWHTYAVEWTPVGMRFYVDDRLVQETSRNKLESTRGQWVFDHNQYVILNLALGGAYPAGWNKVTTPYWGLPQSSVDRVAAGGVRAEVDWVRVEQKG; encoded by the coding sequence ATGCCCACCCGTACCCCACGCATCCTTCTGACCGCTCTCGGCACGGCCGCGGTGCTGACCATGGGCACCGCCCAGGCCACCCCCGCCCCTCGGCAACTCGCGGCCGCGGCGGCCTGGGACACCGACCGCGCCGCGGCCGCGTACGCCGCGAACCCGGCCGCCGTCACCGCCTCCGGCAGCGAGAACGCGGGTGTGGCCGCCGGCTTCGCCTTCGACGGCAACGGCACGTCGCGCTGGTCGAGCAACTTCGCCGACGACGCCTGGATCCGCCTCGACCTCGGCCGGAACATCCGCATCGACCGCGTCGTCCTCGACTGGGAAGCCGCCTACGGCAAGCGCTACGTCCTGGAGGTCTCCAAGAACGGCACGGACTGGACGCCCTTCTACACGGAGACCGCCGGCACCGGAGGCTCGGTCACCGCCCACACCTACCCCCAAGAGGTCACCGGCCGCTACGTCCGCATGCGCGGCGTGGAACGCGCCACCCCCTGGGGCTACTCCCTGTACTCCTTCAAGGTCTACGGCGGCGAACCGGCCCCCGCCTCGACCACCCGCGCCAACCTGGCCCTGAACCACCCCGCCTACTCGAACCTCTACCAACACGCGGGCAACTCCCCGGCGTTCGTCACCGACGGCGGCTGGCCGGCCGATCTGAAGGCGGACCAGACCCGCTGGTCCAGCGACTGGAACGCGGACCGCTGGGTCTCCGTCGACCTCGGCGCCCGCTCCACGATCGACACCGTCGACCTTTACTGGGAGGCCGCGTTCGCCGTCGACTACGAACTCCAGGTCTCCGACGACAACCGCACCTGGCGCACGGTGTACCGCCCCTCGGCGGCGGAGGTCGCCTCTCGCCGCGCCAACGTGAAGTCCCCGGGCGAGGCGGTGGGCCTGCACGACTCGGTCCGCCTGCCGCAGCCGGCCACCGGCCGCTACGTCCGCATGCTCGGCAAGGAACGCCGCTCCTTCTACAACCCGGCCCCGGCGACCGCCCAATTCGGCTACTCGCTCTACGAGTTCCAGGTCTGGGGCACGGGCGGCAGCGCGGACGCGGCCTACCCGGCGCTCCCGGCGGACCAGTCCGGCGCCTACCGCACCACCTTCTTCGACGACTTCACCAGTGCCGCCCTCGACCGCTCCAAGTGGCGCGTGGTGCGCACCGGCACCGAGATGGGCTCGGTCAACGGCGAGTCCCAGGCGTACGTCGACTCCACCGACAACATCCGCCAGCAGGGCGGCAATCTGATCCTGGAGGCCAAGCACTGCAAGGGCTGCACCAAGGCGGGCGGCGGCACCTACGACTTCACCTCCGGCCGCATCGACACCAACACCAAGTTCGATTTCACCTACGGCCGGGTCAGCGCGCGTATGAAGCTCCCGGTGGGTGACGGCTTCTGGCCCGCGTTCTGGCTGCTCGGCAGCAACGTCGACGATCCGACGGTGTCCTGGCCGGCCTCCGGCGAGACCGACATCATGGAGAACGTCGGTTACGCCGACTGGACCAGCACCGCCCTGCACGGCCCCGGCTACTCCGCCGACGGCAACATCGGCGCCCGCCAGACCTACCCGAACGGCGGCCGTGCCGACCAGTGGCACACCTACGCGGTGGAGTGGACCCCGGTCGGCATGCGGTTCTACGTCGACGACCGGCTGGTCCAGGAGACCTCCCGCAACAAGCTGGAGTCGACGCGGGGGCAGTGGGTCTTCGACCACAACCAGTACGTGATCCTCAACCTCGCCCTGGGCGGCGCCTATCCGGCCGGCTGGAACAAGGTCACGACCCCGTACTGGGGCCTGCCGCAGTCCAGCGTGGACCGCGTCGCGGCCGGGGGAGTGCGGGCCGAGGTGGACTGGGTGCGGGTGGAGCAGAAGGGCTGA